The Terriglobales bacterium genome includes a window with the following:
- a CDS encoding PRC-barrel domain-containing protein produces the protein MSHLATLRDYRFHNSSEDIRGFSLFGESGKQIASVNDVVLDHEGGTIQFVVADSGHNRNVLIPLNRLSRSLTHDRAFSSNLAASDLDRLPIFNPAMLNSDNWDDYERLLHSALEDVADARRESRVKPARENVLSINRGARSQISSDAFPSLGPTFRGFQESVRRELQHIKNECGDCDKRRRIA, from the coding sequence GTGTCGCACCTTGCAACTTTGCGCGATTATCGATTTCACAACTCCTCTGAGGACATCAGGGGCTTTAGTCTTTTCGGTGAGAGCGGAAAGCAGATTGCAAGTGTTAATGACGTCGTCCTTGACCATGAGGGCGGAACCATCCAATTCGTCGTCGCAGATTCTGGACACAACAGGAACGTCCTGATTCCACTCAATCGGCTCTCGCGCTCGCTGACTCACGACCGCGCTTTCAGCTCCAATCTAGCCGCTTCTGACCTCGACCGGCTTCCGATCTTTAATCCGGCAATGCTCAACAGCGATAACTGGGACGACTACGAGCGCCTGTTGCACTCGGCCCTGGAAGATGTGGCCGACGCACGCCGCGAATCACGGGTGAAGCCGGCGCGAGAGAACGTGTTATCGATCAACCGAGGGGCACGGTCCCAGATCAGCTCAGACGCGTTTCCCAGTCTTGGGCCGACCTTCCGGGGGTTCCAGGAAAGTGTTCGCCGCGAACTGCAACACATCAAGAACGAATGCGGCGACTGCGATAAGCGTCGACGAATCGCGTAA
- a CDS encoding valine--tRNA ligase gives MAHELPKAYEPASIEKRWADYWVKENLFAVDTPPQGDERKVFTLLLPPPNVTGRLHMGHMLNQTEMDIIIRWHRMLGDVTLWLPGTDHAGIATQMMVERQLATEGKKRTDLGREKFIERVWEWRAHYGGAILDQMKRLGASVDWKREYFTMDENLSRAVREVFVRLYEEGLIYRGKYIVNWCPRCVTAISDLEVVHDETPGKLYEIRYPVSGMEDEYITVATTRPETMLGDTAIAVNPRDERYKHLHGKMVMLPLMNREIPIILDELAQPEFGTGAVKVTPAHDPNDFQAGLRHDLPQINIMDDHAVLNENAGPYAGIDRHEARHRVIADLEKQGYLVSMKDYVVPLGKCDRCKTIVEPRLSTQWFVAVNKEPANGGLSMAKAATDVVTSGAIKFTPENYKAIYLNWMENIYDWCISRQLWWGHRIPAWHCGECKEITVARETPTACPHCKGTNLTQDPDVLDTWFSSALLPFTTLGWPDKTPDLEKFYPTSLLITGFDILFFWVARMIMMGCHFMAPPHRPIDVPKGASALAEAAPYREVYIHALVRDAERQKMSKTKGNVLDPIEVIEKYGTDATRFTLASMASPGTDIAFNPDRTEGYRAFANKIWNAARFMFMNVDRAHQAGVWSLSELDRDIAENGVPGFEAQSLEDRWILSRFNQVAKQVNESLETYRFHEASNAVYSFFWGEFCDWYLELIKSRLQFEGEFEKSASKRATSNLVALFEASLRLLSPFMPFITEEIWHAVYDGNPPLKSIALARYPRVSDRQVDTHAETEMAILQDLIVAVRNIRAELKIEPRAKAPIQIHADAAMQKIFAENANAIERLANVETFEFTEHSLAKEAGARSTARFDVKVIFERKIDVAVERERLAKEREKIEKEMGNAERQLGNEGFLSKAPAKVVEGLKRRLEELKLLKEKNQAGLDELNGK, from the coding sequence ATGGCTCACGAGTTACCGAAAGCGTATGAACCGGCGTCCATCGAAAAGCGCTGGGCCGATTACTGGGTCAAAGAAAACCTCTTTGCCGTGGACACACCGCCGCAAGGTGATGAGCGCAAAGTGTTTACGCTGCTCCTGCCCCCGCCCAACGTCACCGGCCGCCTCCACATGGGACACATGCTCAACCAGACGGAGATGGACATCATCATTCGCTGGCACCGCATGCTGGGCGATGTGACGTTATGGCTACCTGGCACCGATCACGCCGGTATTGCCACCCAGATGATGGTGGAACGCCAACTTGCGACAGAGGGCAAGAAACGCACCGACCTCGGCCGGGAGAAGTTCATCGAGCGGGTTTGGGAGTGGCGTGCCCATTACGGCGGCGCCATCCTCGACCAGATGAAACGGCTGGGCGCTTCGGTGGACTGGAAGCGCGAGTACTTCACCATGGACGAGAACCTTTCACGCGCCGTGCGTGAGGTGTTCGTTCGTCTCTATGAAGAAGGATTGATCTATCGCGGCAAGTACATCGTGAACTGGTGCCCGCGCTGCGTCACGGCCATCTCCGATCTTGAAGTGGTTCACGACGAAACCCCGGGAAAACTGTACGAGATCCGCTATCCGGTGAGCGGGATGGAAGACGAGTACATCACCGTCGCGACCACGCGTCCGGAGACGATGCTCGGCGATACCGCCATCGCGGTGAACCCGCGAGACGAGCGCTACAAGCATCTGCACGGCAAGATGGTCATGCTACCGCTGATGAACCGTGAGATCCCGATCATCCTCGACGAGTTGGCACAACCGGAGTTCGGAACTGGCGCGGTGAAGGTCACACCTGCGCACGATCCCAACGATTTTCAGGCTGGACTGCGTCACGACCTGCCGCAGATCAACATCATGGACGACCACGCGGTCCTGAACGAGAACGCAGGTCCGTACGCGGGCATCGACCGCCATGAAGCGCGTCATCGAGTGATTGCCGATCTCGAGAAGCAGGGCTACCTGGTCTCGATGAAGGACTACGTTGTCCCGCTCGGGAAATGCGATCGCTGCAAAACGATCGTAGAGCCTCGGCTTTCCACGCAGTGGTTCGTGGCAGTGAACAAGGAACCGGCGAACGGTGGCTTGAGCATGGCGAAGGCCGCCACCGATGTCGTGACCAGCGGCGCGATCAAGTTCACGCCGGAGAACTACAAGGCCATCTACCTGAACTGGATGGAGAACATCTACGACTGGTGCATCTCGCGCCAGTTGTGGTGGGGACATCGGATTCCGGCGTGGCACTGCGGCGAGTGTAAGGAAATTACGGTTGCCCGCGAGACGCCAACGGCCTGCCCGCACTGCAAGGGCACCAACCTTACGCAGGATCCCGATGTGCTCGACACGTGGTTCTCGTCGGCCCTGCTGCCGTTCACGACGTTGGGCTGGCCGGACAAGACGCCGGACCTGGAGAAGTTCTATCCGACGTCGCTGCTGATTACGGGCTTCGACATCCTCTTCTTCTGGGTCGCCCGCATGATCATGATGGGATGCCACTTCATGGCGCCGCCGCACCGGCCTATCGACGTCCCGAAAGGCGCAAGTGCGCTAGCGGAAGCTGCGCCGTATCGCGAGGTCTATATTCACGCGCTGGTGCGCGACGCCGAACGCCAGAAAATGTCGAAGACAAAGGGCAACGTGCTGGACCCGATCGAGGTCATCGAGAAGTACGGCACGGACGCGACGCGGTTCACTCTCGCGTCGATGGCATCGCCGGGAACGGACATTGCGTTTAATCCCGATCGCACGGAAGGCTACCGTGCGTTTGCCAACAAGATATGGAATGCCGCGCGCTTCATGTTCATGAATGTGGATCGGGCGCATCAGGCCGGCGTTTGGTCGCTAAGCGAGTTGGATCGCGATATTGCCGAGAACGGGGTTCCGGGATTTGAGGCACAATCGCTGGAAGACCGCTGGATTCTTTCGCGCTTCAACCAGGTTGCGAAGCAGGTAAATGAGTCGCTGGAGACCTACCGCTTCCACGAAGCGTCGAATGCCGTGTACTCGTTCTTCTGGGGCGAGTTCTGCGACTGGTATCTAGAGTTGATCAAGTCGCGGTTGCAGTTTGAAGGCGAGTTTGAAAAATCGGCGTCAAAGCGCGCAACTTCGAACCTCGTTGCGCTGTTTGAAGCATCGTTAAGATTGCTGTCACCCTTCATGCCGTTCATCACCGAGGAGATCTGGCACGCGGTGTACGACGGAAATCCGCCGCTGAAATCGATTGCCTTGGCGCGGTATCCACGCGTTAGCGACCGGCAGGTGGACACGCATGCCGAGACGGAGATGGCGATCCTGCAGGACCTCATCGTTGCCGTGCGAAATATCCGGGCAGAGCTGAAGATCGAGCCGCGTGCCAAGGCGCCCATTCAGATTCATGCCGATGCGGCGATGCAGAAGATTTTTGCCGAGAACGCGAATGCCATCGAGCGTCTGGCGAACGTCGAGACCTTCGAGTTCACCGAGCACTCACTGGCGAAAGAGGCCGGAGCGCGTTCGACGGCGCGCTTTGACGTGAAGGTTATCTTCGAGCGCAAGATCGATGTGGCGGTCGAACGTGAGCGGTTGGCGAAGGAACGCGAGAAGATTGAAAAAGAGATGGGCAACGCCGAGCGGCAGTTGGGGAACGAAGGTTTCCTGTCCAAGGCCCCGGCGAAGGTGGTTGAAGGACTGAAACGGCGCCTGGAAGAGTTAAAGCTGTTAAAGGAAAAGAACCAGGCAGGCTTGGACGAGTTGAACGGAAAGTAG
- the nadC gene encoding carboxylating nicotinate-nucleotide diphosphorylase, with amino-acid sequence MDWNSRRITSILENALLEDKATNDATTKACIEPKQLGLAIIRTKQDCVLAGLGAITRIFEVFAALDRSVEGHPNVISHPEVFDGVKLAKGAVVATIRHNARVILSCERVILNLLQRLSGTATTTRRFVDAIAGTKAKILDTRKTVAGLRVLDKYAVRCGGGQNHRLDLSDGILIKNNHIALAGGIRPALERVLRNREGHQIIEIEVRSLRELDEALELGAEAILLDNMAPEMVRQAVERVQGRPKRMPMECSGGIRLENVRAYAETGVDFISVGALTHSPIAVDMNLRVEPA; translated from the coding sequence ATGGATTGGAATAGCAGACGGATCACCAGCATTCTTGAGAATGCGTTGCTGGAAGATAAGGCAACGAACGACGCGACGACGAAGGCCTGCATCGAGCCCAAACAGCTTGGGCTGGCGATCATCCGCACGAAGCAGGATTGCGTGCTGGCCGGACTGGGAGCCATCACGCGCATCTTCGAGGTGTTTGCAGCGCTGGATCGCAGCGTGGAAGGCCATCCGAATGTGATCAGCCATCCGGAAGTCTTCGACGGCGTGAAGTTGGCAAAGGGCGCGGTCGTGGCGACGATCCGGCACAATGCCCGAGTGATCCTGTCGTGCGAGCGGGTCATCCTGAACCTGCTGCAACGCCTGAGCGGAACGGCCACGACAACGAGAAGGTTCGTGGACGCGATCGCCGGAACAAAGGCGAAGATTCTTGATACGCGAAAGACAGTCGCCGGGTTGCGGGTGCTCGATAAGTATGCGGTGCGTTGCGGCGGGGGCCAGAACCACCGTTTGGATTTGTCCGACGGAATCCTGATTAAGAACAACCACATCGCGCTCGCCGGTGGAATTCGTCCCGCACTGGAGCGAGTGCTCAGGAACCGCGAGGGTCACCAGATCATCGAGATCGAAGTGCGCAGCCTGCGCGAACTCGATGAGGCGTTGGAGTTAGGTGCGGAAGCCATCCTGCTCGACAACATGGCGCCGGAGATGGTGAGGCAGGCGGTCGAACGTGTACAGGGACGCCCCAAGCGCATGCCAATGGAATGCTCCGGCGGTATTCGCCTGGAGAACGTGCGCGCGTACGCCGAGACCGGAGTGGACTTCATCTCCGTTGGCGCCCTGACGCATTCGCCCATTGCCGTGGATATGAACTTGAGGGTGGAGCCGGCCTAA
- the lipA gene encoding lipoyl synthase: MSTDLIQIEVGPKPRVPKPEWMKVRAPMGDNYHDLKKLARGLGLHTVCESAQCPNIGECWNHKTATFMLLGDVCTRRCGFCAVPKGRPEAIDLDEPRRVGEAVATLGLKHAVVTSVNRDDDNIGGAKIFAETIREIKRRVPGCHVEVLIPDFQGRRDCLEIVLEAKPDILNHNTETVPRLYRSARSGANFKRSMELLSNAKEIDPKTITKTGVMVGLGEEISELLDCFRQMAERNVDILTVGQYLRPSKNQLPMIRYYTPQEFSFLKEEALKMGFRHVESGPLVRSSYHAHEQAESVK, from the coding sequence ATGTCCACGGATCTCATCCAGATCGAAGTCGGCCCCAAACCACGCGTCCCGAAGCCTGAGTGGATGAAGGTGCGCGCACCCATGGGCGACAACTACCACGACCTGAAGAAGCTCGCACGTGGCTTGGGCCTGCATACCGTCTGTGAATCGGCCCAGTGTCCGAACATCGGCGAATGCTGGAATCACAAAACCGCCACCTTCATGTTGCTGGGCGACGTCTGCACCCGTCGTTGCGGTTTCTGCGCCGTTCCCAAAGGACGTCCCGAGGCCATCGACTTGGACGAACCTCGCCGGGTTGGAGAAGCAGTCGCCACCCTCGGACTGAAGCATGCCGTCGTTACCAGTGTGAACCGCGACGATGACAACATCGGTGGAGCAAAAATCTTTGCGGAAACCATTCGCGAGATCAAGCGCCGCGTGCCCGGTTGCCATGTCGAGGTTCTGATCCCAGACTTCCAGGGACGCCGCGACTGCCTCGAGATCGTTCTCGAAGCCAAGCCGGACATCCTGAATCACAACACCGAGACCGTGCCACGCCTCTACCGGTCCGCGCGTTCCGGCGCCAACTTCAAGCGCTCCATGGAGCTGCTCTCAAACGCCAAGGAGATCGACCCGAAGACGATCACCAAGACCGGCGTGATGGTCGGCCTGGGTGAAGAGATTTCGGAGTTGCTCGATTGTTTCCGCCAAATGGCCGAGCGCAATGTCGACATCCTGACCGTCGGCCAGTATCTGCGCCCGTCAAAGAATCAGTTACCGATGATCCGCTACTACACCCCGCAGGAATTCTCGTTCCTGAAGGAAGAAGCGTTGAAGATGGGCTTCCGTCACGTGGAATCTGGACCCCTAGTCCGGTCTAGCTATCACGCGCACGAGCAAGCCGAGTCGGTGAAGTAA